The Bacillales bacterium genome includes the window AACCCCGTCGGCCGGTCGAAATCCGCGCCGCGAACGCCGACGGAAATCGTCCGGCCGACGCAGCGCTTCGCGCGCACGCGCCGCGCCACTTCCTCGCACAGCTCGAGCAGCACGACGCGAATCTCCTTCGCGGTCTCATAATCGCGCGGCAGCGTCATATGATGGCCGACCGCCTTTTGCGTCTCGTGCGTTTTCGGGCGCACGGGCGAGGGGTCGATGCCGTTGGCGATCAGCCAAAGCAGCTCACCGTTGATGCCCCAGCGCTTCTTCAGCACTGAGAGCGGAAATTGCGCGAGATGGCCGATCGTGCGAACGCCCATGCGGCGCAGATGACGCTCCATCCGGCTGCCGACGCCGAACATGGCGCCGACCGGAAGCGGCCACATTTTCTGCTTCATGTTACCTGCATTCAGTTCTGCGCGGCCGTCTGGATGATTTTTTTTCGCAAAATTATCGCAGGCGATTTTCGCCAGCACCTTGTTCGGCCCGATGCCGACCCGCGCCGGCACGCCTGTATCTTCCATGATCGCTTTCTGCACTTCGCGCGCGACCGTCCAAGCATCCGTGAACCGCTTGCGGCACGGCGTTAAATCCATGAATTGTTCATCGACCGAATACACCTCGACAAGATCGGTGAACCGCTCCAAAATGGTTGTAATTTTATAGGAAACTTCGAGATACCGTTGCATACGCGGCCGGACAATCACCGCCTGCGGGCACTTTTGCTGCGCTTCCCAGAGCCGCCACGCGTTTTGCACACCGAATTTTTTCGCAAGCGGACAAGCCGCCAACACGACCCCGCTGCGCCGTTCCGGATCCCCGGAGACGATCACCGGACGATCTTTCAACTCCGGGCGATCCGCCTTCTCCACCGAAGCGTAAAACGATTGCATATCCACGAGAAAAATGATTCGCTCGGCCATTTCCTTTCCTCCCATAAATTCATCCCATCGAACGCACGTCTTCAGATGGGAACATTTATTCGTATTCTTATTATATGCGAATATATGTTCGTTATTCAATGGAAAATTTTCACCGTCGAAGTGTGAGAGCAACCAATCCCGGCAGAGGGAGAAGATTCCGAATAACGGCGAATCGAAAAAAAATCGGACAAGATCACCGCCGCGGATGGCCATGCTTTCGTGAACGTATGCTAAAATAAAGACAGCGATTTTCGTTGCTCTCCTTCCCCGCACTTTCCGAAACACCGGCTTGCGCACAAATGCTGAACTTCCAGAAGAAAAGACTTGAAAATTTTCCTGAAAAAGCCGATGGATGAAAGGAAAGGGACGATAAAAAAAGGCAGCAGGAAGAAGGGTTGAAAATTTTAAAAAACGACAAGCCGAAGGTGTTCGGAGTATGGATCGTTGTGATGGCAGCAGCATGCATTGCGGCATTCGAATGGTCAAATGAACCGCCCGCACCGCAACAAAAGGAAAGTGAAGAACGAACAATGGATGAAACCTATGTGAAAGACGCATTCGTGAAAGAATCCGCTCATCGAAGGATTGAAGAGCAAA containing:
- a CDS encoding DNA polymerase IV is translated as MAERIIFLVDMQSFYASVEKADRPELKDRPVIVSGDPERRSGVVLAACPLAKKFGVQNAWRLWEAQQKCPQAVIVRPRMQRYLEVSYKITTILERFTDLVEVYSVDEQFMDLTPCRKRFTDAWTVAREVQKAIMEDTGVPARVGIGPNKVLAKIACDNFAKKNHPDGRAELNAGNMKQKMWPLPVGAMFGVGSRMERHLRRMGVRTIGHLAQFPLSVLKKRWGINGELLWLIANGIDPSPVRPKTHETQKAVGHHMTLPRDYETAKEIRVVLLELCEEVARRVRAKRCVGRTISVGVRGADFDRPTGFHRQAKLPGPTQFGSDLYAAACRLFERHWDRQPIRSVGVALSQLEPALPHQESFFDDFARKQRLSEAMDALCAKYGPTAVMRAVSVTEAGQARERAQKIGGHYK